The DNA window AGCTTCGGCGGAGGGCTTCATCAACGCCACCGACTGCGCCGACTATCTGACGAAGAAGGGCGTCCCCTTCCGCGAAGCGTATAAGCTCACCGGCGGGCTCGTCGCGTATTGCATCGACGGGGGCAAAACGCTGGAAACGCTGACGCTTGAGGAATATAAGGGCTTCTCCCCCGTCTTCGAGCAGGACGTCTTCGACGCGATCGACCTCGACGTCTGCGTCGCGAAGCGCACCAGCTTCGGCGGCACCGCCCCCGACAGCGTAAAGGCGCAGATAAAGGCGATGAGGGAAGAAATAGGGTAACCCTCAATATTTATTCAACAGTAAATGAATCGTACGACAAAGCCGGAGGCAATCGCCTCCGGCTTACGTTTTTTTGCGGGCGATCAAGCTCGCCCCTACTTCACCACGGCGGAGTCGACGGCGGTCTGGATGACGGTGTCGACGAGGCCCCATATCGTGATGTTGCTTCTGCCGTACTTCTGCAGGCACTCCTCGTTGCTCGCGCAGTTATACTGCTTCGCGTAGTATGCCACGTAGTCGTTGAACTCCTCCTCGCTCAGCTCTATCCCCTCGCGGCGCGCGAGCGCGACGCAGACCATCTGCGTTTTCACCTCGCCCTGCGCGTATTCCTCCGTCTGCTGCAGGAAGGTCTCGTAGCTCATGCTCATATACTGCTGCACGAAGCCCTCGAGCGTTAAGCCGTAGGCGTCCGCGTACTTCTGATAGTTATCGGTTATCTCCTTTTTGAAGGAGTCGATCTCCTTCTGCGGATACTTCAGCACCTTCGCGCCGCCGAGCAGCTTTTCGCGGACGGCGGTCCACTTTTTGTTCGTCTCGTTATCCGTTCTCACGTCCGCGAGGAACGCCTCGGCGCTGTCGTAGTCGCCGAAGTTCGCGGCGACGTACTCGTCGGTTATCTCCGGGTAGGTGTACGCCTGGATGGAGTTGACCTTCACGTTGAAGACGACCGGCACGCCCGCGAGGTCGGGATCGTTCGGGTACGGGTCGGGGAAGTTGAGGTCGAGCGAGACCGTCTGCCCTATCTCCACGCCGATGAGCCCGTCCTCGAAGCCGGGGATGAACTGCCCCGCGCCGATCTCGAGCCCGTCGTAGCCCTGCGCGGTGCCGCCTTCGAACGGGACGCCGTCGCGCAGGCCCTCGAAGTCGATGTTCACGAAGTCGCCCTTCTGCACGGGGCGGTCGGTCACGGGCGCTTTTTCAAGCGCGTTGTTGTTGAGCAGGAACTCGTGTACCGTTTCGATGACCTCTTCGTCCGTGACGGCGATCTCGGCGGCGGAAATTTCGATGCCCTTGAATTCGCCCGGCTCGACGTATTCGTTCAGGTCGTAGTCGTAAAAGTCGTATTTGCCGAGCGGTTCGCCCGAGCCGCCGGAGGCGGTTTCGCCTTCGCCGCGGCAGGCGGAAAAGCCGCAGAGCGCGAGCGCGGCGAGCAATATCGCAAGCGTTTTTTTCATAATAATATCTCCTTTACAGCGCGTTATAGAGCTTCTCGCCCTTCGCCTTCAGCAGCAGCATCGCGGCGCAGGCCGCGAGCGCGGAAATCCCCGCCGAAGCGAGCATAAAGGCGTTTGCGCCGAGCTCGAATTTGAAGATGATAAGATAGAACAGCACTCCGAAAAGCGCGCTGAATATGAAACCGAGCCCTATCGTGAGACCGACCGACGCGCTCTGCTTGACGACGGCGTTTTCGTTCGTCCATTCGAGCTTCGGGTGGCGCAGGTTGATAAGCAGTCCCGCGGCGGATATGAAGAGCGTATAGCACGCGGCGGCAATAAAGACGACCGCCCAATCGAGCGGCGAAATCACGCCGACAGCCGCGACGACCGCGGACGCCGCGAGCACCGGCGCTCCGCAGACGAGCAGGTTGAGCGCGATCTTCGCGGCGAAGACGTCGCGGGGACGCAGCGGCATCGCCTTCAGCTGCGGGAGACGGCGCCCTTCGATCGAGATCGAGGACGCGGTCGTGCTGCTCATAGATATGCAGAAGAAGACCGCCATCATCACGACGGGCGCCGCTTCAAGAGGTCCGTACAACGCGGCGCCTTGAAGCTTTACCGCCGCGTAGACCGCGCCGATAATCAGCATCAGCGGCGCGAACGCGGTGTTCATAAAATACGCGAAGGACGAGAAATAGCCGGCCGCCTCCTTGCGGAACAGCGCGGCGAAAACCGACTTCGCCCGCGCGCTGTGCGCGGCGCCGCCCTTCGCGGAGGCGGATGCGTTCACTTTGCTCACGCTGCGGTTGAAGCGCAGCGACGCGATGAAGGCGACGAGCGCGATAAACGCCGCGGATACCGCCGCGAAAAGCAGCAGCGGACCCCATTTCAGCGCCGCGCCGTCAAGGCACCAGCGCAGAGGCGGGAAAAACCTTCCCGCGGCGCGAACCGCCCCGTCGGGGTCCAGCAGCAGGCGCGTCATAATGCCGTCCGACTCCGACATGAACCAGAGATAGACGCCGACGAAGAGCGCGACGCCTATGACGTTGCGGATCATCCTGCTCTTTCCGCCGAAGGAGAAGCGGCTGAACGCCGCCGAGATCAGCAGTCCGAGCCCGACGGGTATCATCGGGACGAATATGAACATAACGAGTGCCGCGACGATGAAGAGCAGCGGCGGCGCGGCGAAATACGCGTAAACGGCGAACGCCGGAACGAGCACTATCGCCGAATAAAGATAATTCTCCGCAAGGAAGGCGCAAAGCTTGCCCGCGTAGATCTGAAAGCCGGTGAACGGCATCGACATCAGCACCTCGAGGTTCGTGGCGCGGAACATACGCGCCGAGCCGGTCGACGCCGCGGTTATCAGCGTCAGCAGCGCGTCGGCGCAGATGAATACGAGCAGCACGGAGATGTAACCGGCGTTCATCCCCTGCGCCGCCTTCGCGATCGTGAAGGCGTAAAACGCGGAGGCGCCGAGCATCAGAAGCACAACGAGGACGCCGAACAGCATGTTAGCCGCGCTCCCCTTGTTTTTGCTCCTGCGTTCGACGAGACGGCGCGGATTCAGACTTTCCGACGCCTCGGCGCGAAACAAAGTCCAGATGTTTCTCATTCCGTCAGCTCCAAAAATACTTCCTCAAGGGAGTTGTCGCCCTTGATATCGGCGGTCGCGCCGCAGGCGATGAGCGCGCCGTTTTTGATTATCGCCATCTTGTTGCATATCTTCTCCGCGACGTCGAGCACGTGGGTGGAGAAAAACACCGCGCCGCCGTCGGCGACGAGCTGTGCTATCAGTTCCTTAACCGTGAACGCCGATTTAGGATCGAGGCCCACAAAGGGTTCGTCCATTATCAGCAGCTTCGGCGAGTGGATCAGCGCGGAGATTATCACGAGCTTCTGCTTCATTCCGTGCGAATAGGACGAAATGACGCTGCCGAGATCGTCGTAAAGCTCGAGCATACGCGCGTATTTCTCCGTCCGCTCGGCGCGGTCGGCGGCGGAAACGCCGTATACGTCCGCGACGAAATCGAGGTACTTTATGCCCTTCATGTTGTTATAAAGCTCGGGGTTGTCGGGGATGTAGGCGAACTTGCGCTT is part of the Clostridia bacterium genome and encodes:
- the tig gene encoding trigger factor; this translates as MKKTLAILLAALALCGFSACRGEGETASGGSGEPLGKYDFYDYDLNEYVEPGEFKGIEISAAEIAVTDEEVIETVHEFLLNNNALEKAPVTDRPVQKGDFVNIDFEGLRDGVPFEGGTAQGYDGLEIGAGQFIPGFEDGLIGVEIGQTVSLDLNFPDPYPNDPDLAGVPVVFNVKVNSIQAYTYPEITDEYVAANFGDYDSAEAFLADVRTDNETNKKWTAVREKLLGGAKVLKYPQKEIDSFKKEITDNYQKYADAYGLTLEGFVQQYMSMSYETFLQQTEEYAQGEVKTQMVCVALARREGIELSEEEFNDYVAYYAKQYNCASNEECLQKYGRSNITIWGLVDTVIQTAVDSAVVK
- a CDS encoding ABC transporter ATP-binding protein; protein product: MLRIEHFSKSYEKGVYAVRDLSLHIEKGDVFGFIGHNGAGKTTTLKAVAGVHDFDEGEIYIDGVSLKERPVECKRKFAYIPDNPELYNNMKGIKYLDFVADVYGVSAADRAERTEKYARMLELYDDLGSVISSYSHGMKQKLVIISALIHSPKLLIMDEPFVGLDPKSAFTVKELIAQLVADGGAVFFSTHVLDVAEKICNKMAIIKNGALIACGATADIKGDNSLEEVFLELTE